Proteins found in one Triticum urartu cultivar G1812 chromosome 4, Tu2.1, whole genome shotgun sequence genomic segment:
- the LOC125553700 gene encoding non-specific lipid-transfer protein 1-like: MARAAAAHIMVVAVVAAMLLAAAHTADAAISCGQVNSALGPCLTYARGGAGPSAVCCSGVKRLAAATQTTVDRRAACNCLKMAVGRMSGFKAGNIASIPSKCGVSVPYAVGASVDCSRVS, translated from the coding sequence GCAGCTGCGCACATCATGGTGGTCGCTGTGGTTGCGGCGATGCTCCTCGCGGCGGCGCACACCGCCGACGCCGCCATCAGCTGCGGCCAGGTGAACTCTGCCTTGGGACCCTGCCTCACCTACGCGCGTGGCGGCGCTGGCCCGTCCGCAGTATGCTGCAGCGGCGTCAAGAGACTCGCCGCTGCCACCCAGACCACTGTTGACAGGCGCGCCGCGTGCAATTGCCTCAAGATGGCCGTCGGCCGCATGAGCGGGTTCAAGGCCGGCAACATCGCCAGCATCCCGTCCAAGTGCGGCGTCAGCGTCCCCTACGCCGTCGGCGCCTCTGTCGACTGCTCCAGGGTCAGCTGA